A region of Caretta caretta isolate rCarCar2 chromosome 26, rCarCar1.hap1, whole genome shotgun sequence DNA encodes the following proteins:
- the LOC125626342 gene encoding interleukin-1 beta isoform X2 yields MAAVPDVQEELMEFCSVNDEQFYEVDHRYLGKSSNQGSSPCSLSQSCSACSLGIQLQFTEQTSPKVFRRSVVLVIATEKMKKALKARPFTDDDLTGIFDTVFETISFESHNVTHTVDSIYRYFRSISYEIRDTDQKCFKLEAPAQLVAMHLQGPSIRHQVKLNMALYRPKSGTSNQSSMRFPVALGIKGRSLYLSCVQNGQQPVLQLEVPSSNQGVETIRCDLDKQPLSRAENHLSKLY; encoded by the exons ATGGCAGCCGTTCCTGATGTACAGGAGGAGTTGATGGAGTTCTGCAG TGTGAACGATGAACAGTTCTACGAAGTCGACCACCGCTACTTGGGGAAG AGCTCCAACCAAGGCTcgagcccctgctccctgtcccagagctgctcagcctgcagcctgggcatcCAGTTGCAGTTCACAGAGCAGACCTCTCCCAAGGTCTTCCGCAGATCCGTGGTGCTGGTGATCGCCACAGAGAAGATGAAGAAGGCATTGAAAGCAAGACCATTCACGGACGATGATTTGACGGGCATCTTCGATACTGTCTTCG AGACCATCTCGTTCGAGAGTCACAATGTCACCCACACGGTGGATTCCATCTACCGCTACTTCAGATCCATCTCTTACGAAATTCGGGACACTGACCAGAAGTGCTTCAAGCTGGAGGCTCCCGCCCAGCTGGTGGCGATGCATTTGCAAGGCCCCAGCATCAGACACCAAG TGAAGTTAAACATGGCTCTCTATAGACCGAAAAGCGGCACAAGCAACCAGAGCTCCATGAGGTTTCCGGTCGCTCTGGGCATCAAGGGGAGAAGTCTCTACCTGTCCTGTGTGCAAAATGGCCAGCAGCCGGTGCTGCAACTGGag gtTCCGTCATCCAACCAGGGTGTCGAAACAATTCGATGTGATTTGGATAAACAACCACTCTCAAGAGCTGAAAATCATCTGTCCAAACTATACTGA
- the LOC125626342 gene encoding interleukin-1 beta isoform X1, producing the protein MAAVPDVQEELMEFCSVNDEQFYEVDHRYLGKSSNQGSSPCSLSQSCSACSLGIQLQFTEQTSPKVFRRSVVLVIATEKMKKALKARPFTDDDLTGIFDTVFETISFESHNVTHTVDSIYRYFRSISYEIRDTDQKCFKLEAPAQLVAMHLQGPSIRHQVKLNMALYRPKSGTSNQSSMRFPVALGIKGRSLYLSCVQNGQQPVLQLEEADILKDVDGAELERFIFYKVENESTAQFESAAHRGWYICTSPQNNQPVGITNRLGEVFITNYFLTQSKH; encoded by the exons ATGGCAGCCGTTCCTGATGTACAGGAGGAGTTGATGGAGTTCTGCAG TGTGAACGATGAACAGTTCTACGAAGTCGACCACCGCTACTTGGGGAAG AGCTCCAACCAAGGCTcgagcccctgctccctgtcccagagctgctcagcctgcagcctgggcatcCAGTTGCAGTTCACAGAGCAGACCTCTCCCAAGGTCTTCCGCAGATCCGTGGTGCTGGTGATCGCCACAGAGAAGATGAAGAAGGCATTGAAAGCAAGACCATTCACGGACGATGATTTGACGGGCATCTTCGATACTGTCTTCG AGACCATCTCGTTCGAGAGTCACAATGTCACCCACACGGTGGATTCCATCTACCGCTACTTCAGATCCATCTCTTACGAAATTCGGGACACTGACCAGAAGTGCTTCAAGCTGGAGGCTCCCGCCCAGCTGGTGGCGATGCATTTGCAAGGCCCCAGCATCAGACACCAAG TGAAGTTAAACATGGCTCTCTATAGACCGAAAAGCGGCACAAGCAACCAGAGCTCCATGAGGTTTCCGGTCGCTCTGGGCATCAAGGGGAGAAGTCTCTACCTGTCCTGTGTGCAAAATGGCCAGCAGCCGGTGCTGCAACTGGag GAGGCCGATATCCTGAAGGATGTTGACGGAGCCGAGCTGGAGCGCTTCATCTTCTACAAGGTAGAAAACGAGAGCACGGCCCAGTTCGAGTCAGCCGCCCACCGCGGCTGGTACATCTGCACCTCTCCCCAGAACAACCAGCCCGTTGGCATCACCAACCGGCTTGGGGAAGTGTTCATCACCAACTACTTCCTCACCCAGTCCAAGCACTGA